A genomic stretch from Microtus pennsylvanicus isolate mMicPen1 chromosome 11, mMicPen1.hap1, whole genome shotgun sequence includes:
- the LOC142831809 gene encoding keratin, high-sulfur matrix protein, B2A-like — protein sequence MACCATSFCGFPTCSTGGTCGSSCCQPSCCPTSCCQPSCSQSSCCQPSCSQSSCCQPCCSQPCCSQSSCCQPSCCGTGSGQEGGSGGVSCRVRWCRPDCRVEGTCLPPCCVVSSTPPTCCQLHHAQASCCRPSYCGQSCCRPACCCHCCPPSCSEPSCCQPTC from the coding sequence ATGGCCTGCTGCGCTACTAGCTTCTGTGGCTTTCCCACATGCTCCACCGGTGGCACCTGTGGCTCtagctgctgccagcccagctgtTGTCCaaccagctgctgccagcccagctgctccCAGTCCAGCTGCTGTCAACCCAGCTGCTCCCAGTCCAGCTGttgccagccctgctgctcccagccctgctgctcccagtccagctgctgccagcccagctgctgtggAACTGGCAGTGGCCAGGAGGGTGGCAGTGGAGGCGTGAGCTGCCGCGTCAGATGGTGCCGCCCAGACTGCCGCGTGGAGGGCACCTGCCTGCCCCCCTGCTGTGTGGTGAGCAGCACACCCCCAACCTGCTGCCAGCTGCACCATGCCCAGGCCTCCTGCTGCCGCCCATCCTACTGTGGACAGTCCTGCTGCCGCCCAGcctgctgctgccactgctgcccccccagctgctctgagcccagctgctgccagcccacCTGTTAA